One window of the Pieris brassicae chromosome 4, ilPieBrab1.1, whole genome shotgun sequence genome contains the following:
- the LOC123708422 gene encoding cuticle protein 21-like has translation MFSKVLALSAVLAVASAGLLATPAVHYSPASAVSSQSIVRHEQPIAVAAPVAYQSAQLAYGSPARYSSAVSSQNIVRHQQPIAYNAGRLSYATPLSYAAPARYSSAAAVSSQNIVSHGQAIAPARLAYQAAPAIVAPVVHAAPLIHAAPARAIIAQHEEYDAHPSYDFAYSVADGHTGDNKSQHESRDGDVVRGEYSLVEADGSIRRVEYSADDHNGFNAIVSNSAPAHTQQILAH, from the exons ATGTTCTCTAAA gtTCTTGCTTTAAGCGCGGTGTTAGCGGTGGCCAGCGCTGGTCTCCTGGCTACTCCCGCAGTTCACTACTCTCCAGCTTCCGCGGTCTCCTCACAGAGCATCGTGCGCCATGAGCAGCCAATCGCCGTAGCTGCTCCCGTTGCATACCAATCTGCTCAGCTGGCATACGGCTCTCCCGCCCGTTACTCCTCCGCTGTCTCATCTCAAAACATCGTCCGCCACCAACAGCCCATCGCCTACAACGCAGGTCGTCTCTCCTATGCCACACCTCTCTCTTACGCTGCTCCCGCTCGTTACTCATCTGCCGCTGCAGTCTCCTCTCAGAACATCGTTAGTCACGGACAGGCTATTGCTCCCGCCCGTCTGGCCTACCAAGCAGCCCCTGCTATAGTCGCTCCCGTCGTCCACGCTGCTCCCCTTATCCACGCTGCCCCAGCCCGCGCCATCATAGCCCAACACGAGGAATACGACGCACACCCCAGCTACGACTTCGCCTACTCCGTAGCCGACGGCCACACCGGTGACAACAAGTCCCAGCACGAGAGCCGCGACGGAGATGTTGTACGTGGTGAATACTCCCTGGTTGAAGCTGACGGCTCAATCCGCCGCGTAGAGTACTCCGCTGATGACCACAACGGCTTCAACGCTATCGTCAGCAACTCTGCACCCGCTCACACTCAGCAAATCCTCGCACACTAA
- the LOC123708421 gene encoding cuticle protein 7-like, with protein sequence MHINKCLLFKVLALSAVLAVASAGLLGYSSAAAVSSQNIVRHGQAIAPARLAYQAAPALVAPVVHAAPLIHAAPARAIIAQHEEYDAHPSYDFAYSVADGHTGDNKSQHESRDGDVVRGEYSLVEADGSIRRVEYTADAHNGFNAVVSNSAPAHATPAYAPAAVLAHH encoded by the exons atgcatattaataaatgtttacttttTAAGGTTCTTGCTTTAAGCGCGGTGTTAGCGGTGGCCAGCGCTGGTCTCCTGG GTTACTCATCTGCCGCTGCAGTTTCCTCCCAAAACATCGTTCGTCACGGACAGGCTATTGCTCCCGCACGTCTGGCCTACCAAGCTGCCCCTGCTCTAGTCGCTCCCGTCGTCCACGCTGCTCCCCTTATCCACGCTGCCCCAGCCCGCGCCATCATCGCCCAACACGAGGAATACGACGCACACCCCAGCTACGACTTCGCCTACTCCGTAGCCGACGGCCACACCGGTGACAACAAGTCCCAGCACGAGAGCCGCGACGGAGATGTTGTACGTGGTGAATACTCCCTGGTTGAAGCTGACGGCTCAATCCGCCGCGTAGAGTACACCGCTGATGCACACAACGGCTTCAACGCCGTCGTCAGCAACTCTGCACCCGCTCACGCCACCCCCGCATACGCCCCAGCTGCTGTTCTCGCCCACCATTAA
- the LOC123708149 gene encoding cuticle protein 21-like codes for MFSKVLAFSAVLAVASAGLLATPAVHYSPAAAVSSQSIVRHEQPIAVASPVAYQSAQLAYGSPARYSSAVSSQNIVRHQQPIAYNAGRLSYATPLSYAAPARYSSAAAVSSQNIVSHGQAIAPARLAYQAAPAIVAPVVHAAPLIHAAPARAIIAQHEEYDAHPSYDFAYSVADGHTGDNKSQHESRDGDVVRGEYSLVEADGSIRRVEYSADDHNGFNAIVSNSAPAHAAPAYAPAAVLAHH; via the exons ATGTTCTCTAAA GTTCTTGCTTTTAGCGCGGTGTTAGCTGTGGCCAGCGCTGGTCTCCTGGCTACTCCAGCAGTTCACTACTCTCCAGCTGCCGCGGTCTCCTCACAGAGCATCGTACGCCATGAGCAGCCCATCGCGGTAGCCTCTCCCGTTGCATACCAATCTGCTCAGCTGGCATACGGCTCTCCCGCCCGTTACTCCTCCGCTGTCTCATCTCAAAACATCGTGCGCCACCAACAGCCCATCGCCTACAACGCAGGTCGTCTCTCCTATGCCACACCTCTCTCTTACGCTGCTCCCGCTCGTTACTCATCTGCCGCTGCAGTCTCCTCTCAGAACATCGTTAGTCACGGACAGGCTATTGCTCCCGCCCGTCTGGCCTACCAAGCAGCCCCTGCTATAGTCGCTCCCGTCGTCCACGCTGCTCCCCTTATCCACGCTGCCCCAGCCCGCGCCATCATCGCCCAACACGAGGAATACGACGCACACCCCAGCTACGACTTCGCCTACTCCGTAGCCGACGGCCACACCGGTGACAACAAGTCCCAGCACGAGAGCCGCGACGGAGATGTTGTACGTGGTGAATACTCCCTGGTTGAAGCTGACGGCTCAATCCGCCGCGTAGAGTACTCCGCTGATGACCACAACGGCTTCAACGCTATCGTCAGCAACTCTGCACCCGCTCACGCCGCCCCCGCATACGCCCCAGCTGCTGTTCTCGCCCACCATTAA